A region of Pleionea litopenaei DNA encodes the following proteins:
- a CDS encoding O-antigen ligase family protein, protein MSESALIKRKSKLSDTQAESFFFLKIGAMWKYFRSEHPSFWCICAYLFFEYTRPQAIFPVIDFMPWAQILLILSLGFAFLDKSVKWVSSPINKLMIVFGVLIYLSSLHAYDSSVSQQYFINFYGWLVIYFLIINIINTKERLYIFTLIFIFSAAKIAVGTTLVWASRGFVFATWGLEGPEGYFKNSGELTILMLTLFPVVFFLLTRIKIKINWIEKGLLALFTACSVLTILGASSRGSQLALACLLLFMFRKHVFRIKPIIALGLICLLAYKFLPQEQVARFQEMGEDETSVQRLLYWKNGIKMIQDHPFTGVGFYNFPSYYNSHYSYDLVGRTRAQLPHNILIQVGTDMGYPGLIVFLSFFWCALRKNPKLDMPNNSEQLALQINNGVLYGAIGFFIAGQFVTVAYYPFLWIALAFNVAIKNIMIQNQEKTRTKAISLSEVKS, encoded by the coding sequence ATGAGCGAATCGGCCCTAATTAAAAGAAAATCAAAACTCTCGGATACCCAAGCCGAAAGCTTTTTCTTTTTAAAGATTGGGGCCATGTGGAAATACTTTCGATCAGAGCACCCATCATTTTGGTGTATTTGCGCGTATTTATTTTTTGAATATACGCGTCCGCAGGCGATTTTTCCGGTCATTGATTTTATGCCATGGGCGCAAATATTACTTATTCTTTCGTTAGGGTTTGCATTTTTGGACAAAAGCGTAAAGTGGGTTAGTTCGCCTATTAATAAATTAATGATTGTATTTGGCGTCTTAATCTATTTATCTAGTTTACATGCTTATGATTCTAGTGTCTCTCAACAATACTTCATAAATTTCTACGGATGGTTGGTAATTTATTTCTTAATCATCAATATTATTAATACCAAAGAACGACTGTATATATTTACCCTTATTTTTATCTTTAGCGCAGCAAAAATTGCAGTAGGCACAACGCTGGTATGGGCAAGTCGAGGCTTTGTTTTCGCAACTTGGGGTTTGGAAGGTCCGGAGGGTTATTTTAAGAATTCCGGTGAGTTAACGATACTGATGCTCACTTTATTTCCCGTTGTTTTTTTCTTATTGACGAGAATCAAAATTAAGATCAATTGGATAGAAAAAGGTCTACTCGCTTTATTTACTGCCTGTTCAGTATTAACGATATTAGGCGCCAGTAGCCGAGGGTCTCAACTCGCATTAGCTTGTCTTTTACTATTTATGTTTAGAAAGCATGTTTTTCGAATTAAGCCGATCATAGCACTTGGCTTAATTTGTTTACTTGCTTATAAGTTTCTTCCACAAGAGCAAGTCGCACGATTTCAAGAAATGGGTGAAGACGAGACCTCTGTTCAAAGGCTTTTGTATTGGAAAAATGGGATAAAAATGATCCAAGATCATCCATTTACCGGCGTTGGATTTTATAACTTTCCAAGCTATTACAATAGCCACTACTCTTATGACCTAGTTGGACGGACAAGAGCACAACTTCCACATAATATTTTAATTCAAGTGGGAACCGACATGGGATATCCAGGACTGATTGTTTTCTTGTCGTTTTTTTGGTGTGCATTGCGAAAGAATCCTAAATTGGATATGCCCAATAATTCTGAACAGCTCGCATTACAAATCAATAATGGTGTTCTCTATGGCGCCATTGGTTTCTTTATAGCTGGTCAGTTTGTTACGGTCGCTTATTATCCTTTCTTGTGGATAGCACTCGCATTTAACGTCGCAATTAAGAATATTATGATTCAGAATCAAGAAAAGACGAGAACGAAAGCCATATCGTTATCGGAAGTGAAGTCATAA
- a CDS encoding DegT/DnrJ/EryC1/StrS family aminotransferase: MLSRTRPVGERFSLKKSSFDVSLFAPFHYLGTQSGTAALCIALRIARQMRSDVDNPEVLMPAYTCPDVISACITAGVTPVLIDFAPDTCHMSLDELSLKCHANTVAIIAINFLGIPERIDQIRSLLNNKKTLIIEDSAQGFPRSDKENYWKGDLVTLSFGRGKPLGLFNGGAVLSRQEELLKMADAFLSSSSKLSEFSYRIKHRVFNMLMSPLGYGLLTRLPGMTFGETVYKPLEKCEHINPTINEYLSARVKDFEQRRVELYDLYNKRLEQLNLSILGSGHSLYEYLRIPVLLPNQSIRNACLEKMDLIGLGATAMYKKILTEFDDIPIDLGDAPYPNASLLAQRLITLPLHQDVSEQDIDEMMAVIEAEVKNAHSLDK, translated from the coding sequence TTGTTATCAAGAACCCGCCCAGTTGGAGAACGTTTTTCGTTAAAGAAATCCAGCTTTGATGTGAGTTTATTTGCTCCCTTTCATTATTTAGGCACTCAATCTGGAACGGCGGCTTTATGTATTGCTTTAAGAATTGCACGGCAAATGAGGAGCGATGTCGATAATCCAGAAGTTTTGATGCCTGCCTACACCTGTCCTGATGTGATTAGCGCATGTATTACGGCCGGTGTAACTCCAGTTCTGATCGATTTTGCACCGGATACCTGTCATATGAGTTTGGACGAATTGTCATTAAAATGTCATGCCAATACCGTTGCTATCATTGCGATAAATTTTTTAGGAATCCCAGAGCGAATTGATCAAATAAGAAGTCTTTTGAATAACAAGAAAACGCTCATTATCGAAGACAGTGCTCAAGGATTTCCTCGGTCTGACAAAGAAAACTACTGGAAAGGTGACCTGGTAACCTTATCTTTTGGGCGAGGTAAGCCGCTTGGATTATTCAATGGTGGCGCTGTTTTATCAAGACAAGAAGAATTATTAAAGATGGCAGACGCCTTTCTTAGTTCTTCCTCAAAGTTATCGGAATTTAGCTACCGAATTAAGCATAGAGTTTTTAATATGCTGATGTCGCCATTGGGTTATGGCTTGCTCACCCGTTTGCCCGGCATGACCTTCGGTGAAACTGTCTATAAGCCACTAGAAAAGTGTGAACATATAAATCCTACAATTAATGAATATTTATCGGCAAGGGTGAAAGATTTTGAGCAGCGAAGAGTAGAACTTTATGATTTGTATAATAAAAGGTTAGAACAACTCAACCTTTCAATATTAGGCAGTGGACATTCTTTATATGAGTATTTGCGCATTCCAGTTCTATTACCAAATCAAAGCATTAGAAATGCGTGTCTTGAAAAGATGGATCTTATAGGGTTAGGTGCGACGGCTATGTATAAGAAGATTCTCACAGAGTTTGATGATATTCCCATTGACCTCGGTGATGCTCCATATCCCAACGCTTCGCTACTTGCACAACGTCTTATTACTTTACCGTTACATCAAGATGTTTCTGAACAAGACATTGACGAGATGATGGCAGTGATAGAAGCGGAAGTTAAAAACGCCCATTCTCTTGATAAATAA
- a CDS encoding sulfotransferase family protein, which translates to MKKPNLFIIGAMKSGTTSLHHYLSHHNELFMSEPKEPGLFKTNDYSEAEFKQYMSLFDGANDSHKYRGEGSTDYAKIPQYQGVAQRLKEFSPDAKIIYVMRQPFKRTVSHYWHTRRPQVTDGQTKNMDQAIESFEGYLKFSDYPMQIQSFRESFGDDNIYYVLFEELTKSPEKVLPGIFEFLNVSQDFDYAVVNDQLNARPEKIMSATGKGLMHKLSYSKAWDILAKFVPKSLKTWLRGKAIQEVKADSQDKYKEIVRVKYEPYFSDIIERTGQLINRDLKNLWKL; encoded by the coding sequence ATGAAGAAACCAAACTTATTTATAATAGGCGCAATGAAGTCAGGAACAACATCTTTGCATCACTATTTAAGTCATCACAACGAGTTATTTATGAGTGAGCCAAAAGAACCCGGCTTATTCAAAACTAATGATTATTCTGAAGCTGAATTTAAACAGTATATGTCACTGTTCGATGGAGCCAATGACTCACATAAATATCGTGGGGAAGGTTCGACCGATTATGCTAAGATTCCTCAGTATCAAGGCGTCGCCCAACGACTTAAAGAGTTTTCTCCAGACGCAAAAATAATTTATGTGATGAGGCAACCCTTTAAACGAACCGTAAGTCACTACTGGCATACTCGTCGACCGCAGGTCACTGACGGACAAACCAAAAACATGGACCAAGCGATTGAATCTTTTGAGGGTTACTTAAAATTCTCCGACTATCCGATGCAGATTCAATCTTTTCGAGAATCTTTTGGTGACGACAATATCTATTACGTACTTTTTGAAGAGCTCACAAAGTCTCCTGAGAAAGTTTTACCTGGTATTTTTGAATTTTTAAATGTTAGTCAAGACTTTGATTATGCCGTGGTGAATGATCAACTCAATGCGCGACCTGAAAAGATCATGTCGGCAACCGGAAAAGGACTAATGCATAAGTTATCTTACTCAAAAGCGTGGGATATTCTTGCCAAATTCGTACCCAAAAGCCTTAAGACGTGGTTAAGAGGCAAAGCAATACAAGAAGTCAAGGCCGACTCACAAGATAAGTATAAAGAAATCGTTCGTGTAAAATATGAGCCTTATTTTTCTGATATTATTGAGCGAACGGGTCAATTAATAAATCGTGATTTGAAGAACTTATGGAAACTGTAG
- a CDS encoding FemAB family XrtA/PEP-CTERM system-associated protein: MTLSVLLLDDQLTTGWDEFVQANQGTGYLLSQWKDVIEGAFGHRSYYLACLNEDQKIVGVLPLVQQKSLIFGNFLTSIPFLNYGGLLTTSNESADALLEYAENLRKQLGCSHVELRMESAIDGQVNHINHDNCRTDKVTMLLELPEESDALWQAIGSKRRAQVKRPIREGAEFKVGSLELLDDFYKVFARNMRDLGTPVYSRRFFKEVLQRLRDNAYLAIVYIKEEPVGCGFLVRNNDRIEIPWASTNRDFNRFGVNMFLYWKILEHAIDQKAKIFDFGRSSKDAGTLKFKKQWGATQHQLYWYYLLPKNEKLPQINHQNSRFQLMINTWKKLPVAIANLIGPLVVKNIP; encoded by the coding sequence ATGACGTTAAGTGTTTTATTACTCGATGATCAACTCACCACTGGTTGGGACGAATTTGTTCAAGCGAATCAAGGTACTGGATATCTCTTAAGTCAGTGGAAAGACGTCATAGAAGGCGCTTTTGGCCATCGCTCGTATTACCTTGCGTGCCTAAATGAAGACCAAAAAATTGTTGGCGTGTTACCTTTGGTGCAACAAAAAAGCTTAATCTTTGGGAATTTTTTAACCAGCATTCCTTTTTTAAACTATGGTGGTTTACTAACGACGAGCAATGAAAGTGCGGATGCGCTACTCGAATACGCAGAAAATCTCCGAAAGCAGTTAGGTTGCTCACATGTAGAATTGCGAATGGAATCTGCCATTGATGGTCAGGTTAACCATATAAATCATGACAATTGCCGAACCGACAAGGTAACAATGCTACTCGAATTACCAGAGGAATCTGATGCGCTTTGGCAAGCGATAGGGTCGAAGCGACGAGCACAAGTGAAACGACCCATTCGTGAGGGTGCTGAATTTAAAGTTGGCTCACTTGAATTACTTGACGACTTTTATAAAGTTTTTGCGCGAAATATGCGCGATCTAGGAACGCCAGTTTATAGTCGTCGCTTTTTTAAAGAAGTACTTCAAAGACTTAGAGATAATGCCTATCTGGCCATCGTCTACATAAAAGAAGAACCTGTCGGCTGTGGTTTTCTGGTTAGGAATAATGATCGAATAGAAATTCCTTGGGCCTCTACCAATCGTGATTTTAATCGATTCGGAGTTAACATGTTTTTGTATTGGAAAATACTCGAACACGCCATTGACCAGAAAGCTAAGATTTTTGACTTTGGTCGCTCCTCTAAAGACGCAGGAACTCTTAAATTTAAAAAGCAATGGGGAGCAACGCAACATCAACTGTATTGGTATTACCTTCTACCTAAGAATGAAAAGTTGCCTCAAATCAACCATCAAAATAGCCGTTTTCAGCTAATGATCAATACCTGGAAAAAGCTGCCGGTAGCGATCGCAAATTTAATTGGCCCATTGGTTGTTAAAAATATTCCTTAG
- a CDS encoding XrtA system polysaccharide deacetylase, with protein sequence MQNIMTVDVEDYFQVAALAESIKVSEWEGIPTRVVNNTQRLLDLFDQHNIKVTHFILGWVADKHPELVAEIHQRGHEVASHGYSHQLIYNQSPEVFRNETIRSKSLLEDITGSQVLGYRAASYSITRKSLWALDILGECGFTYDSSIFPIVHDRYGIPNSPKDPYYIKTAEGHQLLELPLSTESWFGQTIPIAGGGYFRLYPYWLSKFLYRRREKKQQPFIFYLHPWEVDAEQPKVDVSWFSRFRHYNNLDKCESRLSNLISEFKFDTMQSYIDTLDLEKLAKNPQEFSA encoded by the coding sequence ATGCAAAACATCATGACGGTTGACGTCGAAGACTATTTTCAAGTTGCAGCCTTAGCGGAGTCCATCAAGGTTTCTGAATGGGAAGGCATTCCCACTCGCGTCGTCAATAATACCCAACGGCTTCTCGACCTATTCGATCAACATAATATTAAGGTGACCCACTTCATCTTAGGCTGGGTCGCTGACAAGCACCCAGAATTAGTCGCAGAAATTCATCAACGTGGGCATGAGGTTGCCAGTCACGGGTACAGCCACCAACTTATCTATAATCAATCACCAGAGGTGTTTCGTAACGAGACAATCCGCTCTAAGTCGCTGTTAGAAGATATTACCGGATCTCAGGTGCTTGGATACCGTGCGGCCAGTTATTCAATTACTCGAAAGTCATTGTGGGCATTGGATATCTTAGGTGAATGTGGTTTTACCTACGACTCTAGCATTTTTCCAATCGTCCATGATCGTTACGGGATCCCAAATTCACCGAAAGATCCCTACTACATAAAAACGGCAGAAGGACACCAACTGCTCGAACTACCATTGTCGACAGAGTCTTGGTTCGGACAAACAATCCCAATCGCAGGCGGTGGCTACTTCCGTCTCTATCCTTATTGGTTATCTAAGTTTCTATATCGACGAAGAGAGAAAAAACAGCAGCCTTTTATCTTTTATCTTCATCCTTGGGAAGTGGATGCAGAACAACCCAAGGTAGACGTCAGTTGGTTTTCACGTTTTCGACACTACAACAATCTCGATAAATGTGAATCTCGCTTATCAAACTTAATCAGCGAGTTTAAGTTCGATACGATGCAATCCTATATCGATACTCTCGACCTCGAAAAACTAGCAAAGAATCCGCAAGAGTTTTCCGCATGA
- a CDS encoding glycosyltransferase family 4 protein codes for MPKVVLFVTDVSGSGGAETVFVNLIKNIDRRTFTPVVMLPDEGWLSKQLNKIGIDPIIVPMGGSFNLSLVKRIVSVIKQYNVTVINAHLFGSSIYCAIAAAITKTPLVSTFHGIIDVASDERLLKVKSFLIRKFASKVIFVSQYLKQRLNQRLHIPEDKCAIIYNGLNLSEFEPCQSTDFLKEYDIDSSKKIIAMVGNANHSKGYDIVMKVAEILGSDYQFLIAGEHDSQQLKDYQSMSSSVRIGDQVKFIGFVNNVTQFLSSADIYLLSSRDEGFSLSTIEAMACKVPVVSTKCGGPEEIIVQGENGILVENENPSAIAEAIQAITKSNNDAMIDNAWHCVNEQFSIKKSASEYYSLFNQLSASS; via the coding sequence ATGCCAAAAGTCGTTCTATTCGTAACCGATGTCTCTGGCTCCGGAGGCGCTGAAACGGTTTTTGTTAACCTAATTAAGAACATCGACCGCCGCACGTTTACTCCGGTGGTGATGTTGCCAGATGAAGGGTGGCTCAGCAAACAACTGAACAAAATAGGCATTGATCCAATCATTGTCCCCATGGGTGGTTCTTTTAATCTTTCATTGGTAAAACGCATCGTTTCAGTTATCAAACAATATAATGTCACTGTCATAAATGCCCATTTGTTCGGCTCAAGCATTTATTGCGCTATCGCAGCTGCAATAACAAAGACACCTTTAGTTTCAACTTTTCATGGCATCATTGATGTTGCATCAGATGAAAGACTTTTAAAAGTTAAGTCTTTTTTAATTCGTAAATTTGCCTCTAAGGTTATTTTCGTTTCTCAATATTTAAAACAGCGCTTGAATCAACGTTTGCACATCCCTGAAGATAAATGTGCGATTATTTATAACGGGTTAAACCTCTCGGAATTCGAGCCTTGTCAATCCACTGATTTTCTAAAAGAATACGATATTGATAGCAGTAAAAAGATCATTGCGATGGTCGGCAATGCCAATCATTCAAAGGGCTATGATATTGTCATGAAGGTTGCTGAAATACTTGGAAGTGACTATCAATTTCTGATTGCTGGCGAACATGATAGTCAGCAATTAAAGGATTATCAATCAATGAGCTCTTCTGTTCGAATAGGCGATCAAGTTAAGTTTATTGGATTTGTTAATAACGTTACGCAATTTTTATCGAGCGCTGATATTTATTTGCTGTCTTCTCGAGATGAAGGGTTTTCTTTATCGACCATAGAGGCCATGGCATGTAAAGTGCCCGTGGTTTCCACTAAGTGCGGTGGCCCGGAGGAAATTATCGTTCAAGGAGAAAATGGTATTTTAGTTGAAAATGAAAACCCTTCTGCGATTGCAGAGGCTATTCAAGCAATTACTAAATCAAATAACGACGCAATGATAGACAATGCATGGCACTGTGTTAATGAACAATTTTCAATTAAAAAATCTGCCAGCGAATACTACTCATTGTTTAATCAATTGAGTGCCAGTAGCTAA
- a CDS encoding glycosyltransferase family 4 protein yields METVETNKSSIKKVLFIDTGLSFGGSLVVAARIANEINAFGYQSVVVTPVEKSLIQHHFNDDVVIVNEKKPITYKDKMELADKLAKIKFSPLRKLISLTYNLIEVIKNRKYTAKIRKTIIEHNIDIVHNNNCYDSIKVCKKMGVKVIWHFHGYLNDSSRTTRKWLSQCDHFIAISQCVYDSAAESDFIPKEKLTKLFNPIQSQITQYTKAELNNQKAKLGISDDKFVIGVFGRLVGWKGQLEFLDAYQDFCAQFPKSIAMFVGDDSEYGGYKQQLVEKIDALKLNDNIVFAGYVTETDLHYQLCDLVVHCSIKPEPFGLVITEAMQNQRPIIASTHGAGKELVEHGKNGFIADPLNPKELSKYMLDAANNQALREAFIVSANHFVSSLNARDYAKAISAIYNNVL; encoded by the coding sequence ATGGAAACTGTAGAAACTAATAAATCATCAATTAAAAAAGTTCTTTTTATTGATACTGGGTTGTCTTTTGGCGGGTCTCTCGTAGTCGCGGCAAGAATTGCAAATGAAATCAATGCTTTTGGGTATCAGTCGGTGGTTGTGACTCCGGTTGAGAAGTCACTGATTCAACATCACTTTAATGATGATGTTGTCATTGTTAATGAAAAAAAGCCCATAACTTATAAAGACAAAATGGAGCTGGCAGATAAGCTTGCTAAGATAAAATTTTCGCCCTTAAGAAAACTAATATCATTAACTTATAACTTAATAGAAGTTATCAAGAATAGAAAGTACACGGCGAAAATACGCAAAACCATTATCGAACATAACATTGATATCGTACATAACAACAATTGCTACGACAGCATTAAAGTATGCAAGAAGATGGGCGTCAAAGTAATTTGGCACTTTCATGGGTATTTAAACGACTCCAGTAGAACGACCCGAAAGTGGCTTTCTCAATGCGACCATTTTATCGCGATATCACAATGCGTTTACGACAGTGCAGCGGAAAGTGACTTTATTCCGAAGGAAAAATTAACCAAGCTTTTTAACCCAATACAAAGTCAAATCACTCAATATACAAAGGCAGAGTTAAATAACCAAAAAGCAAAGTTAGGAATCAGTGACGATAAATTTGTTATTGGTGTTTTTGGACGACTAGTGGGCTGGAAAGGACAACTTGAGTTTCTGGATGCTTACCAAGACTTTTGCGCTCAATTTCCAAAATCAATTGCGATGTTCGTCGGTGATGACTCAGAATACGGTGGCTATAAACAGCAACTGGTAGAAAAAATTGATGCGCTCAAATTAAACGATAATATCGTTTTCGCAGGGTATGTTACCGAAACAGATCTACATTATCAGCTTTGTGATTTAGTGGTCCATTGCTCAATTAAACCAGAACCTTTTGGTCTTGTGATCACTGAAGCGATGCAAAATCAAAGACCCATTATTGCTTCAACTCACGGTGCCGGTAAAGAGCTGGTCGAGCACGGAAAAAATGGCTTCATTGCCGATCCTTTAAACCCTAAGGAGTTATCAAAATATATGCTTGATGCAGCCAACAACCAAGCGTTACGGGAAGCATTCATTGTTAGCGCAAATCACTTTGTTAGTTCTCTCAATGCAAGGGATTACGCAAAAGCAATTAGTGCCATTTATAATAACGTTTTGTAA
- a CDS encoding lipopolysaccharide biosynthesis protein produces the protein MSTQSSALKSTVIYGIGRLVGGFASFITLPIYTKNLSPADYGVVELLVLLIELAALLIGAKITAGMFRFYSEAQSEQEKKSIFSSTLYFISILFCVAIAVIWLLADPIESHLGIQEQGWLVRIFSFTLLISGCNELFFAMLRIKNRPITFVGLNIGKLALQVIFCLLFIWHLKLGYWGVVYASILSNLALSCYFAFVSSNFLSRTLDLKFIKALYQFSWPIIISSFGMYLITFGDRYFINTYLNTEAVGIYALAYKFGLLLFSLIWSPFAMYWEPQQYSYAKQESANELFGSVFCSVSIVVLLAAGGLINVSPLLIQVIADPAYQSAIAYVPFIVLAYVFHAWSDFMRFGLLKSGKTIHITYATYLSVAAILVLFMLLIPSYGLLGASIATLSCFVIRFSYIAIMGNKYFSIKVPVFKLVFLILYSASICLMTQQLHLTGWVGIFAIMGIYFIALLLLLVFPWMNQERDYLKPIIINNKLYKRFTKQSSLS, from the coding sequence ATGTCGACACAATCTTCTGCTTTAAAATCTACCGTCATATATGGTATCGGACGCCTCGTGGGCGGCTTCGCGTCCTTTATTACGCTTCCAATTTACACGAAAAATTTATCGCCTGCGGACTATGGTGTGGTCGAATTGCTTGTTCTATTAATTGAACTTGCCGCATTACTCATAGGAGCTAAAATCACGGCCGGAATGTTTCGGTTTTATTCTGAAGCTCAAAGTGAGCAAGAGAAGAAATCAATTTTCTCGTCAACACTTTACTTTATCAGTATTTTATTTTGTGTCGCCATAGCGGTAATTTGGCTATTAGCCGATCCAATAGAAAGCCATTTAGGTATACAAGAGCAGGGATGGCTAGTTCGCATATTCTCGTTTACTTTGCTTATTTCTGGCTGCAATGAACTTTTCTTTGCCATGCTTCGAATCAAGAACCGCCCTATCACCTTTGTAGGCTTGAATATCGGTAAGTTGGCGTTACAAGTAATCTTTTGTTTGTTGTTTATCTGGCACCTTAAGCTCGGTTATTGGGGCGTCGTGTATGCGTCGATATTGAGTAATCTCGCATTAAGTTGTTACTTCGCTTTCGTATCAAGTAACTTTTTGAGTCGGACTTTAGACCTGAAATTTATCAAGGCTCTATACCAATTTAGCTGGCCGATCATAATCTCTTCATTTGGTATGTACTTGATCACATTTGGTGACCGATATTTTATAAACACTTATTTAAATACAGAAGCTGTCGGTATTTACGCCTTAGCTTACAAGTTTGGTTTATTGTTATTTTCATTAATTTGGTCGCCATTTGCTATGTATTGGGAGCCTCAACAATACAGTTATGCGAAACAAGAAAGCGCGAATGAATTGTTTGGCTCGGTATTTTGCTCGGTAAGCATTGTGGTGCTTTTAGCAGCAGGAGGACTCATCAATGTGTCACCACTGCTCATTCAGGTGATCGCTGATCCTGCTTATCAGTCAGCCATAGCCTATGTACCATTTATTGTCTTAGCGTATGTATTTCATGCCTGGTCTGATTTTATGCGCTTTGGATTACTAAAATCAGGAAAAACCATTCATATTACCTATGCTACCTACCTTTCAGTAGCTGCCATTTTAGTCTTGTTTATGTTGTTAATACCGTCGTATGGTTTACTCGGCGCATCCATCGCCACCCTGAGTTGTTTTGTCATAAGATTTAGCTATATTGCAATCATGGGTAATAAATACTTTTCCATTAAGGTACCTGTATTTAAGTTAGTATTCTTAATTTTATACAGTGCCTCTATTTGCCTCATGACACAACAACTTCACTTAACTGGTTGGGTTGGTATTTTCGCAATCATGGGCATTTATTTTATCGCTTTATTATTGCTTCTGGTGTTTCCTTGGATGAACCAAGAGCGTGATTACCTAAAACCGATAATAATTAATAACAAGCTGTATAAACGATTCACCAAACAATCGTCGTTATCTTAA
- a CDS encoding polysaccharide deacetylase family protein, protein MPLKQLVKRPIQVLSSRFGQHRKKVGQPRLWIMMYHRILPEDDPRFRDEEPGMLVQPDTLAMHCEVLGNEFELVDLTSWCEKATNGAELPENACAITFDDGWLDNYQYAFPILNKLKIPATLYAVSDLIGTKDLFWPNRLARLLQHPGIEAAEFPWLNQVKQQGALNNEALASTIYNLKSFDDASILGWLDDAEERLSIAEEKEPSLMSWAQLKEMAESPLITIGSHTCRHFRMRSELDSAVMTAEIQDSKSRLEQELSQAVKAFCYPNGDFTSNAVSLAKETYQSAVTTQVGINHLDNLNLHQLLRIGVHEDISNDPTKLLAKVACWP, encoded by the coding sequence ATGCCTTTAAAACAATTAGTTAAAAGACCCATTCAGGTTTTATCGAGCCGTTTCGGCCAACACCGCAAGAAAGTTGGGCAACCTCGGCTATGGATCATGATGTACCATCGCATCCTTCCTGAGGATGATCCTCGATTTCGAGATGAAGAACCTGGAATGCTGGTGCAACCAGATACGCTAGCGATGCACTGTGAAGTGCTAGGAAATGAGTTTGAACTCGTTGACCTAACATCTTGGTGCGAAAAAGCGACAAATGGCGCAGAACTTCCTGAAAATGCCTGCGCGATTACCTTCGATGATGGTTGGCTAGATAATTATCAATATGCATTTCCGATTCTCAACAAGTTGAAAATTCCCGCTACGTTATATGCCGTCTCCGATTTGATTGGAACTAAGGATCTATTTTGGCCGAACCGATTAGCCAGGCTGTTGCAACATCCTGGTATTGAGGCAGCCGAATTTCCTTGGTTAAATCAAGTAAAACAGCAGGGTGCGCTAAATAACGAAGCACTCGCCTCTACCATTTATAATTTGAAAAGCTTTGATGATGCGAGCATTTTGGGGTGGTTAGATGACGCTGAAGAGCGCTTATCTATTGCTGAAGAAAAAGAACCATCGTTGATGAGTTGGGCGCAACTCAAAGAGATGGCGGAATCGCCACTTATTACCATTGGATCTCATACTTGTCGTCACTTTAGAATGCGCTCAGAGTTAGACTCTGCTGTGATGACAGCGGAAATCCAAGACAGTAAAAGTAGACTTGAACAAGAGCTCTCACAAGCGGTGAAAGCCTTTTGTTACCCCAACGGAGACTTCACTTCTAATGCGGTTTCTCTGGCTAAAGAAACCTATCAATCAGCGGTGACTACGCAAGTTGGCATTAATCACTTAGATAACTTAAATCTACACCAACTGTTACGCATTGGAGTGCATGAAGATATTTCAAATGACCCAACCAAATTATTAGCAAAGGTTGCTTGTTGGCCCTAA